The following is a genomic window from Takifugu rubripes chromosome 13, fTakRub1.2, whole genome shotgun sequence.
ATCATAATCAAAGTCTTCAGGCCGCTCGAAACCATAGGGGTCCACTCTAGATGGAAAAACAGTTATAAACCCAACAGGATCAAACGCACCAAAGTCAACATCACCTTCAAGCCACTAAAGGCTCCCTTTTGGTAATAATGCAAATAAAGCACGTGTGCTATATTTACATTACAAGCAGGCTGTTGGTGGATAAACTTTATGCCTTAGGTAACACGATTATCTCCTTGAAGCTTAATCTCCAACCCCCTGGAGTTAAGGTACCCACACACCAGCATTGTTGCAGGAAATCTTTACTTCAAATGCACGCCTGCATTAAAAAAGACAATTCTTTGAGAAGGAACTGTAGAAAAGTCCCAAATGAGACTGTCAACAAGGCGGCAAACAGCCACGCCGCAGGCGCTTCCTTAGAATAAAGTTTAATCTAGCCGCATGTATAACATCTATCTTTCATTGCAGGGTTGTGGTTCTTACTTTAAAATGCTTTAATCACAGCATCTACAATAGGAGTccggtgtgtttgtgcgtgaaAATATTCTTTAAATGTCCAGGATAGAGTTTCTCCAGCACATTTCAGTCTCAAAATaggaattatttattttattttaggggAGGGggagttattatttttatttttaaggagAAAACCTTTCCCCGCTTGATTTAAATACCACTATTTGACCTCATGAACAGCATGAAATGGATTATTCGATTGTTATTAAAGCCTTCTGTGTCCATTCGTGGGTTTTGACCCTTCATTCCAGGCTTTTTGGCAGGTTTAAGCGCTGATGTTACCTGTGGACTCGGTCCTTGGCTCTCCCGGCTGCGGGGAGGCGGCTCGGTTTGCTCGCCTGGTTCTTTCTCTCCATGGCTGGATCCAGGGATAATCCGGGCTCGGCTGCAGACACGTATCCCCTTTGCTAAACTGGCTGCGAATAAGTTAAAGTCTAGCAAATATACAAACGTTTACGGCGACATTTTTGTCGAGATCGCACTTGAGCCGCAGCTCGTTAGCTTAGTCCGGTAGGAACTTTCTCCGTGTTGCGGGACGCTGGTTCTTTCTGCCCCCGGGATTTACACGGTTTTCTTAGTGAGTTAAACTCGCAACCAAAGCCAAACAGCTGCTTCAGTTCAACCTTTGTCTTCGTTTCGAGGCGGCAGAGTTTAATAAATATGACCAGAGTGTGCCTGGAGTTTCATCGCCATCCATTTGCACCTGTTAGCACGACGCACAAGTTCCGACGTAGCGGTTCATTTAACTTTACTGAGAATAATATTAAGAAGTACTGTTCATTCCGTTCATCGCATCACGGTTAGCTCCCTCTCCTCTTGAATTCGTGGAACGTTTCCCGTTCGTTCGTCCCGGGAATTAACGCGAACAATACGGGCGCTGCTTTCGAGTGATTCCCAACACATCCCACTTCCAAGCTTTAATAGGATCGTAAATGTGACCAATGGTGCGTTCCCTGATCGTAGTAAAGAAACCGTAGGTAGAAACGTACGTATCAAATTTAAGTTGGGTCGCGGAACTTTTGCCGTCGCCTTTTATCACTTAACAAACACACATCCCACGACTGATTTATGGTTTCAGCTTTGTGGTAATGAAATCCCAAATGCCTTTGATACTTGATTGTTAAAAAATACTGGGTTTTGTCCGATTACACGTAAAGGCATCGTAGCTGCATGTAGCGTAGAACAGGTAAACATTAGCCCTAAAAGTAGCAGACAACTTTGGTGTAACTTCATCTACAACACCGTTATTATTGTTAGTAAAATATAGCAATATATATTTAAGATTTAATCAAATGACGAAATAgatattgtttttattgttcgAATGGATTATAACTTGCACTGGAGAATGAACATGCCAGGATTCAAAGATTACTTGCATGGGTTGTCCGGTCTTTCTCCAACATCCACCATTCGTAATAATCATTACTAATTACCGAATTGGATTATCTGGCTTTGTCATTCAGACACTTTGATCACGTTAATAGCAGGTCTATTATCATCAAATCAGAGTGATTTTGAATTTTTACAGTATGCATGGATATGTTGAAAATTGTGCAAGAAGTTTTGACCTGTTTTGGTTGAACAAGGAGTTTATTATAAATGTACACAATGACAACCTGACACACATAAAACTATCTCTCTGTTTATATTGTTCTTCGCTCTGACCAATGAAAACCATCACTTGAGAAGTTAATTTTTAAGAGGGAGAGGGTTTGAATAAAACATTATTAAAACTGACACAGCAGACAGTTAAACATTACAAGCTTATTTGGGAGAATCACTTTTTCACCTGCACCAGGAAGACTGTAGCTGGCAAAGAAACTGCTGTGGAAGACGCTGCTTCCTCAATTGGCTGTTTTTATGGCTCCTTGGCCTAAATTAAATTGTAAATGGTTGACAAACAGAGCTAGTGTCAACAGAACTGGGGTGATGGACTGAAAGTTTTATTTTCTAAGGAAAATGTAATTCCTGGGGCAgttatatttgtattttctgAGAAGCAGATTTAGCATGCATAAAACTAACTACACTGGACCGTCGAACCTGGTTTAGAAAGTGAAAGTGTCTGTAAACCTGATGATTTTAGGTTTGTATGCTGCTTTGACTGAAGGGTCTCCATAGTTGACAGTTTTGTACTTTGGTCTTAATTTCTGATAATCTGCTTTAGGATGAGCCTCAGATGAAGACACGGCATTGATCTTGtcatcttcagctgcagctttagCCTTAGTCTCTTCACTTTGCTGCGTATTTGGATCTTCTGTGACCACTGGTGCCAGTTCTTTGGCCTTTCCTTCTTCGTCGTGAGGGTTGTCCTCCATCTGTGTCTCTTTTATTGTTGCATGAAGCATCTTTTTCTCCGTGTTGCTGGGCGGACGACCCAACGGACCAGTATTTGAAGTACCCAAACATGCAGGCTGCCCTGCATTTAAACAGATGCTTTCTGAGTTTTCTGCTGGACGCTGAGATGAACGAGGGTGGTCTTTAACATCCTGTGGGAAAGTAAATCTGTGAACGCGTGGGATGAGGTGCGTGGGCCCCGTCTTTCGACCGGTCCCAGGTTTGGATGGGTTCAGGtagtcttcagctcctctgttCCCCTCTCTCTGGAGATTTAAATGGGAGCCGTTCTCCGAAGCTCCAGTCGGAGGTTTCCCTGAGGCTTCAGCTGGGTGTAGTTTGGGAGAGTGAGCGACAGATGTGAACCACACTGGTGAGGAGGTGGTGATGGTTCCAACATGGCACTTCATTGGTGCCTCTACCTGTGGGAGAGGTTTGTAAGGTTCTGGGAGACATTCCTCTATGACAGATATTGAACTAAACAACTCCAGATCTGCATACTTTAAACGGTCAGTGATATTATACTCTTCTGGTCTAGATTGTATTTCACCATGATGGTCTGAATTCTTATCAGTCTTGTTGCATTTttgatgttttacagttttaattGAACACTGGTCCTCAGGTTTTTGATCTGAACGTTTCACatgactcacttcctgttttgattttatttcaggTGTTTTCAGCCCTGGGGCCGGCTGCTGCCCACTGTCGCTATTATGTCCTTTTAAATCTGATTTGATTTTCATTGTCCTGggttgcttttgtttgtgtaCATTTTGATCTCTACTTCCTTGTTGCCGTCTTTCACGACAGGCGACCATCTGCTTTACGTCACTCGGCAACCGGATTTGCACAACAGCGCTTCCCTTACGAACAGTTGCCACGGTTTCGAACCTCTCCATCAATGTCGATAGCACCGTCCCTCTTCCAGTCAGCTGTGCCCTCAACGGCTGAGTCTTCAATGtgttttcccctttttccttGCGCTCAGCCATGGCAAACTTGGCAACTATATCTTTCacactcccccctctcttctgtCCTTGTCCTCTTCTAGTTTGACtctttggttctggttctttgGTGTTAAAGTTTTTCAaatctcctgttgctcctctgctggaggacagagtaCCTACCTCCCTTTGGCAGGTGAGAGGAGCTTTGGAGCTGGACCGCATGAATTTAGACTGGAGAAGCTGGAAAGTAGTGAGATGTCGGGGTACCGGGTCTCTGGATGTGGTTCCTCCATAGCGGTTTTGCAGCTTGTAGGTCTCGAGGGTCTCTAAAAGCTGCTCTGCAGGTTTGTCTTGGATCATTTTGTGCTCTTCAGTGCTCTCAGTCCTCTGATCAGACTGATCGGTCCACGGCTTCTTAAGGTTTCCGTCTTGCGCGGCCCATTTTGGCAGATCCTGTGTGAGGTAACGCAGGAGGCTCTCCAGGATGCCTCGGAGCACAGGGTGGCAGCTGCGATTTCTTACCATCTTCCTTAATATAGCGGCGTCAGGGATGTTACTGGTTCTCTGAGAATCTGCTCTATGGGGGAATAAAGGACATGCAGAATTTATTCCTGGACTCATCTATGGCAGATCATAGCTACCAGAGTAGTTTGCCACTGATAACATTCGAGGAAACTGAGGTTTATATCTGTTCTCAAATGTAAAACATTGCCCTTTATAGTGACCATTCTGGAGGGTGAGCCTCGCTGGTGATTAGTTCAGGGGATGATAGGAGAGTTGTGCAGGAAAAAGAAACTAATTTGTCATTATTAAGAGGATGAGTTTGTTTAATATTCACATTACATTAATATCCACCATGCaatgatcatttcatttcattcttaTAACAACACAGCTCTACTTAAACAAGTCTCGCTTGTAAATTCAACAAAACGTGCTTCCAGTGTTAATATGACATTTTGAATTCCACTGATTTAAGCAGTTGCTCCAAATTTACAGGTAAATACGATTTAACACTCAACTCCTGGATTCAAGTGTTATTTTGGGTTCCCTGGTTCAGTGGGTTTTTTCCTGTCCTTTGTAAACACAGACTGAAGTGCAGCAAGTTTTGTTGATATTAACGCATGGAGAACAATGCTAATAAAATTTATCAGGATGTGGAAATTTATTTTGGAAAGGTGTGTTTGTCAGATTAAAGTGAaggccagacacacacacaggttcaaaTAAATATTGCAACTTTGCTCTCTTAACTCTGGGAAGTTATCAGTATAGAAGCAAGATCAGTAAAAAGAGGCGTCTTTTCTTTGTCTGGTTTTTAAACGTGATGTCAGAATCAGGCATTTATTCCACAGGCAGAAACATAAAACTActattctgtctgtgtgtgtgagtgtgtgtttaaagcagGACAGGATGGGATGCTATTCAGGACTAGAAGCTAGTGTGGGATACAGCTCTGCAGTCGTGTGCAGTTCCTGTGTCATCCAGTAGGGGTTCAGGCCAGTGAAGAGCAGGATTACTTGTCTATGCACTTCTCGGAGGATGCTGCTCGGTAAAGCGCTtctcccagctcctccagacGCTCCCTTTTGTCCAGATCCTGGTACAGGCCTTGAGGAACCTGGCCGAAGCCATGCATGAGGCCGTAGAGACAACCTGCGATCAGGCCGGTGGCTTCACCTTCACCTAGAGAGCGGAGCGATGTTACAGACTGTGCGTTTGAAAGAGTTACTGCTTTGAAAAGGTTACTAATGCTGCGTCCCTCACCTCCATGAAACATGGCCCGTTTGCAGAGTTCAGCCCAGTTGCTTCCTGCGGCGAGAAGAGCGTCGTACGCTATCATGGGAGCATCGTGACCTCTTCGGCCTGGACGACCCTCAGAGCTCCAGCGCTTATACATCTGTATGACAGAGCATCAGCTAACAGCAGCTCTAATTTACTACAATTATGATTACATAATGTATACTTCTGCGCACCTTAATCTCTACATGTGTGTTACCTTGTCTGTTTCCTCAGCATCATAGCGATCAGGGAATGAAGGAtttttctgttcttccttctctATCCCTCTCTCTTCCAGGTAAAACTGCCACTTGGCCTCAAAGTAGAACCAGTTCTCCTGATACTCTGAAAATGCGTCGTCAAACATATTTTTGGGACAATCTCACGTGACTAGACGCATCTAGACATTGTTAATGCTAGATGATAGAATATTCTACCTCAATATTGCCAAAGCACTTCCTATAAAGCATAGAAACACACCAACCTGCCATGTGTCTGATGGTCTTCTTGCAGTACTCTTCAGCCAGGGAGATGGCCTTCATGAGCTCGCGGCCCCAAGCCACCAGAGGCTTCCCCTGGATTGCATAGGATGCAAATAATGCTGTTGTCAAGGAGCCCAAGAAGCCTATAATTGAAATTTGGTCAGTCTAGTTTATTTGTACATCAATTAAGACACAATCACATTGTGAAAAATACTTTCTTTATTGTCCATTTGCTTTGGATATGTACAGTTCAGAGGTACTTTCACATTCTCTGCAAAGACAGATGCCAAGATGGTCACCTGTGGGATGGTTGTGGGTCATTCTGCCGATTTCAGTGCTGACCTCCACTAAGCTGTTCAGTCTCTCGGGTTGCCAGTATCTCATACCCACACACATCGCTTTGGCAGCTGCCCCAAATCCAGATCCTGGACAcaaacaaacccacacacacattaaaaaaaaaaagaaaagtaatgCTGGACTCCAACTTGAAGTGTTTTAACTCTCCAGCACCTTTTTCATTGAAAGGTGTGTGCCAGGCGAGCAGGAAGTTGTGAGGTTTGAGGTGGACGCAGCCCTCCACTGTTGCAGGATCGGGGACCCTGCCCTGGAGGGACACCATGGCTTCAACATAGAGGCGCACCAGCTCCCGGTACAGGTCCTCCAGGCACCAGTAGtctggatacacacacacacgagaactGAGAGTCATTCATGATCGGCATGCAACGCAAGAGgagtggtgcagcagcaggctaAGTTTAGCTTCGGCTTGGCCCGCTACAGATCAGGGCCAGCATGCCTGCAGAGCGAGTGCAGTCACTTCCACACGCAGCGAGAGGTCAACTGGGATGCAAAATCCTGCCTGTGTTACCTCCGCCAAGAGGTTATGTGACACCCGGCGTTTGTTTGGTCGTTTACAAAACAAAATCCTCAAAACCTCATGAAAGGATTTTACTGAAATTAATGAAATTCAGATTCTGGAGGGTCTTCCTCACATTCAATGCAGAAGAGAGAACGTCTCTCAACTAAATGCGAGAATCAGGTTTCATGTTAGAATGCATCATTTGCCAACTAGAAGATGATTTAATGacaagctgctggagatgcC
Proteins encoded in this region:
- the adprhl1 gene encoding inactive ADP-ribosyltransferase arh2, which produces MEKFKAAMVLGAAGDALGYRKGRWGNCTSGKKIQEELASLGGLGIQKLDPDNWPLSDATLMHMTTAEALVTDYWCLEDLYRELVRLYVEAMVSLQGRVPDPATVEGCVHLKPHNFLLAWHTPFNEKGSGFGAAAKAMCVGMRYWQPERLNSLVEVSTEIGRMTHNHPTGFLGSLTTALFASYAIQGKPLVAWGRELMKAISLAEEYCKKTIRHMAEYQENWFYFEAKWQFYLEERGIEKEEQKNPSFPDRYDAEETDKMYKRWSSEGRPGRRGHDAPMIAYDALLAAGSNWAELCKRAMFHGGEGEATGLIAGCLYGLMHGFGQVPQGLYQDLDKRERLEELGEALYRAASSEKCIDK